The candidate division KSB1 bacterium genome window below encodes:
- a CDS encoding asparaginase produces the protein MKVIIITTGGTIEKTYDEEEGTLTNRGSQLQRMLKRLRLPYTQIHHIDLLWKDSLEMTDHDRQIICNTVTNFLPEKSPVLILHGTDTMELTAQYLYDRLMPIPIPLILTGAMKPFGFEDSDALQNFVEALFACRLAPPGIYISFHNMLHPMPGVRKDRLRKTFISDACR, from the coding sequence ATGAAAGTAATCATCATAACCACCGGCGGCACGATCGAAAAGACGTATGATGAAGAGGAGGGAACGCTGACCAATCGCGGCTCCCAGCTGCAGCGCATGCTCAAACGGCTGCGATTGCCTTACACTCAGATCCACCATATCGATCTCTTGTGGAAAGACTCACTCGAGATGACCGATCACGACCGTCAGATCATCTGCAACACCGTCACCAACTTTTTGCCGGAAAAGTCACCCGTGCTCATCCTCCACGGCACCGACACCATGGAACTCACCGCTCAGTATCTATACGACCGTCTCATGCCTATCCCCATTCCCCTGATTCTCACCGGCGCCATGAAACCGTTCGGATTCGAAGATTCCGATGCACTGCAGAATTTCGTCGAGGCGCTCTTTGCCTGTCGATTGGCGCCTCCGGGTATTTATATCTCTTTCCATAACATGCTGCATCCGATGCCCGGAGTGCGCAAAGACCGTCTGCGCAAGACGTTTATCAGCGACGCCTGTCGTTAA
- a CDS encoding GNAT family N-acetyltransferase, translating to MHIRKAEAKDITTILRFIRNLAEYENLAHQVEATEARLLRFGFGDLPYFHALLAEREGQAIGMAFYFFTFSTFLGRPTLYVEDLFVLPEYRRSGVGRALMAALATIARAHDCGRMEWAVLDWNEPAQRFFRSIGAQAHPEWRLHRLEEEQIRLLAEENNSIEQKV from the coding sequence ATGCACATCCGAAAAGCAGAAGCAAAGGACATCACGACGATTCTCCGCTTTATTCGCAACTTGGCGGAATATGAAAACTTGGCGCATCAGGTCGAAGCGACGGAAGCGCGGTTGCTGCGTTTCGGTTTCGGCGATCTACCCTATTTTCACGCTTTGCTGGCTGAAAGGGAGGGTCAGGCAATCGGAATGGCTTTTTATTTCTTTACTTTTTCGACTTTTTTAGGCCGGCCGACGCTCTATGTGGAGGATCTTTTCGTCCTGCCGGAGTATCGCCGCTCCGGCGTCGGTCGGGCGCTGATGGCGGCTTTGGCGACTATAGCGAGAGCCCACGACTGCGGCCGCATGGAATGGGCGGTTCTGGATTGGAATGAACCGGCGCAACGATTCTTTCGCTCGATCGGAGCCCAAGCGCACCCCGAATGGCGGCTGCATCGTCTGGAAGAGGAGCAGATCCGCCTATTAGCGGAAGAAAATAATTCCATTGAACAGAAAGTTTAA
- a CDS encoding Ig-like domain-containing protein encodes MKKVIVIFLIALALCTCANQGFPPGGPEDKTPPRVIASFPPKDSTGVSRTTKVQILFSEPVLPFTVEKALFITPFVGERLKLKWHRDRQLTIQFSDSLLPNRTYVVTIGAGAKDRRNNMMKESFTLAFSTGEHLDRGQISGRLYGTDLGGAQVWAYDLSLTPNPDPSRHTPLYATQTGEEGLFCLPYMAFGRYRLFAVKDRNLNNRYDPEFDLIGVAHRDVQLDSVSRIDSPLTFRLAQRDTTRPRLDAVTVPDRQHVILRFSEPVRAEAARSDNFLIVTGSDTLAVFDASFDPQNAALLQLTTAPQESGLYYQLQIKEIKDQSGLTMAAPSLPVTFSGSALPDTVRPRCVAMSPRDSSRAVPINSPIEVFFSETMAEEPLTRLFHLADSSGNPVSGSLAFPAGNRLVFTPHRPLRGKMRYMVSLPADSIMDLAGNPLADSLFLKHFTTLNPDTLSAIAGAVSDADTSARGPLFLKAVSVGEKEPRAYELCLPAPAGFEFRDLMPGRYIIELFRDEDGNGEFTFGTPYPFQPAERFFVYPDTIEIRSRWPSDGESIVLPR; translated from the coding sequence ATGAAAAAGGTAATTGTCATTTTTCTCATTGCGCTCGCGCTTTGCACATGTGCAAACCAGGGTTTTCCTCCCGGCGGACCCGAGGATAAAACGCCGCCGCGCGTGATTGCTTCCTTTCCGCCCAAAGATTCGACCGGCGTTTCACGTACAACAAAGGTGCAAATATTGTTCAGCGAACCGGTCCTGCCGTTTACCGTGGAAAAGGCGCTGTTCATTACGCCGTTTGTCGGCGAGCGCCTCAAACTGAAATGGCATCGCGATCGACAGTTGACGATCCAGTTCAGCGACTCGCTGCTGCCGAACCGCACTTACGTCGTCACCATCGGCGCGGGCGCCAAGGACCGCCGCAATAATATGATGAAAGAATCCTTTACACTAGCCTTTTCTACCGGCGAACACCTCGATCGCGGTCAAATCAGCGGTAGACTTTACGGCACCGATTTGGGCGGTGCGCAGGTTTGGGCTTACGATCTGTCCCTCACGCCAAACCCCGATCCCTCCCGCCATACGCCGCTCTACGCCACGCAAACCGGTGAGGAGGGTCTCTTTTGCCTTCCCTACATGGCATTCGGACGTTACCGTCTCTTTGCCGTCAAAGACCGCAATCTCAACAACCGCTACGATCCTGAATTCGATCTCATCGGCGTCGCCCATCGCGACGTTCAACTCGATTCCGTAAGCCGGATCGATTCTCCGCTGACCTTTCGTCTTGCCCAGCGCGACACCACGCGGCCGCGCCTCGACGCCGTCACAGTACCCGATCGACAACACGTCATCCTGCGCTTCAGCGAACCCGTTCGCGCGGAAGCCGCCCGCAGCGACAATTTTCTGATTGTAACCGGATCAGACACCCTTGCCGTTTTCGATGCCTCTTTTGATCCGCAGAACGCTGCTCTCTTACAGCTGACGACTGCGCCGCAGGAGTCAGGGCTTTATTATCAGCTGCAGATCAAAGAGATAAAAGATCAAAGCGGATTGACCATGGCCGCGCCGTCTTTGCCCGTCACTTTTTCCGGCTCGGCTCTGCCGGACACCGTCCGGCCGCGCTGCGTCGCCATGTCGCCGCGCGACAGCTCCCGTGCCGTGCCGATCAATTCGCCCATCGAAGTCTTTTTCTCCGAGACCATGGCGGAAGAACCTTTGACACGACTTTTTCACCTGGCCGATTCGAGCGGCAATCCTGTCAGCGGCAGTCTCGCTTTTCCTGCCGGTAACCGCCTTGTCTTCACCCCGCATCGACCATTGAGGGGTAAAATGCGCTACATGGTCAGCCTGCCGGCCGATTCGATCATGGATCTTGCCGGCAATCCGTTGGCCGATTCGCTTTTCCTCAAGCACTTTACCACCCTCAATCCCGACACCCTCTCCGCGATCGCCGGCGCCGTATCAGACGCCGACACTTCTGCCCGCGGACCGCTTTTTCTCAAAGCTGTGTCGGTCGGCGAGAAAGAGCCGCGTGCCTATGAACTCTGCCTTCCGGCTCCCGCCGGATTCGAATTTCGCGACCTGATGCCGGGCAGATACATTATCGAACTGTTTCGGGATGAGGACGGAAACGGCGAGTTTACGTTCGGAACACCCTATCCATTCCAGCCTGCGGAACGCTTTTTTGTCTATCCCGATACGATCGAAATCCGCTCGCGCTGGCCGAGCGACGGCGAATCGATTGTCCTCCCCCGCTGA
- a CDS encoding ATP-dependent Clp protease ATP-binding subunit gives MKNNFSSRVQMVIQFARDEALRLGHDYIGTEHLLLGLIREGEGMAIEILLSLGCDLDEIKQAVEDAGRVSGETMTLGNIPFTKRAEKILKSAYMEAERYKSDIIGTEHLLLALVKEREGLASQILTSFGVTYEAVAAELTKNLESSSSQSTGTSSESSSGKSPTPALDHFGRDLTAMAREGKLDPIIGRDAEIQRVAQILSRRKKNNPVLIGEPGVGKTAIAEGLALRIVEKKVPRVLFNKRVVTLDLGAIVAGTKYRGQFEERMKAIMNELVKQRDVILFIDELHTIVGAGGASGSLDASNMFKPALARGELQCIGATTLDEYRQYIEKDGALERRFQKVMVDPPSLEETYAIIKGLQSRYEAHHRVRFTEDAIREIVNLSDRYITDRFQPDKAIDVLDETGARVHLANIVVPKEIAAIEEEIKKVRAEKEAVVRKQNFEKAAKLRDLEKQLVQELERAKQRWNAEQEEHWAVATADDVAEVVSMMTKIPVTRVAQSESDKLLNMAEELKKRVVGQDNVIDLLCRAIRRTRAGLKDPNRPIGSFIFLGPTGVGKTYLAKELARYLFNDDNALIRIDMSEYMEKFSVSRLTGAPPGYIGYEEGGQLTERVRRHPYSVVLFDEIEKAHPDVFNILLQILDEGHITDSLGRKIDFKNTVLIMTSNLGARQVSKGGGMGFAKDDEESNYEKMRDRIIEEVKHTFNPEFINRVDELVVFRPLSRQDMVRIIDITVQEMLQRVANRNIKIRLTKGAKEFIADRGFDPVYGARPLKRTIQRYVEDPLAEQLLRGVFSDGASITIRAQNDELVFDLGNPLDEPHASPHEEVLKS, from the coding sequence ATGAAGAATAATTTTTCCAGCAGAGTGCAGATGGTGATTCAGTTCGCAAGGGACGAAGCACTGCGGCTGGGTCACGATTATATCGGCACCGAGCATCTTTTGCTGGGTCTCATTCGCGAAGGCGAAGGGATGGCGATCGAAATATTGTTGTCGCTGGGATGTGATCTGGATGAGATCAAGCAGGCGGTTGAAGATGCGGGCCGTGTGTCCGGCGAGACCATGACGCTCGGCAACATTCCTTTTACCAAGCGGGCGGAAAAGATCCTAAAGAGCGCCTATATGGAAGCCGAGCGCTACAAGTCGGATATTATCGGCACAGAACACCTGCTATTGGCTTTGGTTAAAGAGCGCGAAGGGTTGGCGTCGCAGATTCTCACCAGCTTCGGCGTGACCTATGAAGCGGTTGCCGCCGAGTTGACCAAGAATCTCGAGAGTTCTTCTTCGCAATCAACTGGAACAAGTTCCGAAAGCAGCAGCGGCAAGTCGCCGACGCCGGCGCTCGATCATTTCGGCCGCGACCTAACGGCCATGGCGCGCGAGGGCAAGCTCGATCCGATCATCGGCCGTGATGCGGAAATCCAGCGTGTGGCGCAAATCCTCAGCCGGCGAAAAAAGAACAACCCGGTTCTCATCGGCGAACCGGGCGTCGGCAAAACCGCCATCGCCGAAGGGTTGGCGCTGCGCATCGTCGAGAAGAAGGTGCCGCGCGTTCTGTTCAACAAGCGGGTCGTCACGCTCGATCTCGGCGCCATTGTCGCGGGTACCAAGTATCGCGGCCAGTTCGAGGAACGGATGAAGGCGATCATGAACGAGCTGGTCAAGCAGCGCGACGTCATTTTATTCATCGACGAGCTGCACACCATCGTCGGCGCAGGCGGCGCCTCGGGTTCTCTCGACGCCTCCAATATGTTCAAACCGGCACTGGCGCGAGGCGAACTGCAGTGCATCGGCGCCACTACGCTGGATGAATACCGTCAATACATCGAAAAGGACGGCGCTCTCGAACGGCGTTTCCAAAAGGTGATGGTCGATCCGCCCTCTTTGGAAGAGACCTATGCCATCATCAAGGGCCTGCAGAGCCGTTATGAGGCTCACCACCGCGTGCGCTTTACCGAAGACGCCATCCGCGAAATCGTCAATCTTTCCGACCGTTACATCACAGATCGCTTTCAACCCGACAAGGCGATCGACGTGTTGGACGAGACCGGCGCCCGCGTCCATTTAGCCAACATTGTTGTACCGAAAGAGATTGCCGCCATCGAAGAAGAGATTAAAAAGGTACGGGCGGAAAAGGAAGCGGTGGTGCGAAAGCAGAATTTCGAAAAGGCCGCCAAGCTGCGCGATTTGGAGAAGCAGCTAGTACAGGAGCTCGAGCGCGCCAAGCAGCGCTGGAACGCCGAGCAGGAAGAGCACTGGGCTGTGGCCACCGCCGACGACGTCGCCGAGGTTGTGTCGATGATGACCAAAATACCGGTGACGCGCGTAGCGCAGAGCGAATCCGACAAACTGCTCAACATGGCGGAAGAGCTGAAAAAGCGGGTCGTCGGTCAGGACAATGTGATCGACTTATTATGCCGGGCGATTCGCAGAACGCGGGCCGGATTGAAGGATCCCAATCGGCCGATTGGTTCGTTTATTTTCCTCGGCCCGACCGGCGTCGGCAAGACCTACCTGGCTAAGGAGCTGGCCCGCTATCTGTTCAACGACGACAATGCGCTGATTCGCATCGACATGTCCGAGTACATGGAAAAGTTTTCGGTATCGCGTCTGACCGGCGCGCCTCCGGGATACATTGGTTACGAGGAAGGCGGCCAGCTGACGGAACGGGTGCGGCGTCATCCCTACTCGGTCGTTTTGTTCGATGAAATCGAAAAAGCGCATCCCGATGTGTTCAACATCCTATTGCAGATCTTGGACGAAGGCCATATCACCGACAGCCTCGGCCGCAAGATCGATTTCAAAAACACGGTTCTTATCATGACTTCAAACCTGGGCGCACGTCAAGTGAGCAAAGGCGGCGGCATGGGCTTTGCTAAGGACGATGAGGAATCGAATTACGAAAAAATGCGCGATCGGATTATCGAAGAGGTCAAGCATACTTTTAATCCCGAGTTCATCAACCGTGTCGACGAGCTGGTGGTGTTCCGGCCGCTGAGCCGTCAGGATATGGTGCGCATCATCGACATTACCGTACAGGAGATGCTGCAGAGGGTGGCCAATCGCAACATCAAGATCAGGCTGACCAAAGGCGCCAAGGAGTTTATTGCCGACCGCGGCTTTGATCCCGTGTACGGCGCGCGGCCGCTCAAGCGAACAATTCAGCGGTACGTCGAAGATCCTTTGGCCGAGCAGCTGCTCCGCGGCGTCTTTTCGGACGGAGCATCGATCACCATCCGCGCTCAAAACGACGAGCTGGTTTTCGACCTTGGAAATCCGCTCGACGAGCCGCACGCTTCCCCCCACGAGGAGGTGTTAAAGAGCTGA
- a CDS encoding ABC transporter ATP-binding protein has product MSNSAEFSVSRQKSAPVILRVTDLQKSYPMPNGELRVLKGISFEVSEGEIIAVVGPSGVGKSTLLHIIGMLDRPTAGSVEIDGHDVYQFDDQKLAKLRNQTSGFVFQAHHLLPEFSALENVMMPGMIAGRPKEELTEEAMKLLRAVGLEERAHHRPNELSGGEQQRAAVARALINRPRLLLADEPSGNLDAEAAEALHALLWRLSRGLRQTLILVTHNRDLAERADRIIELYDGKIRRISVSAGTKIEN; this is encoded by the coding sequence ATGAGTAATTCGGCAGAGTTTTCTGTAAGCCGGCAAAAATCGGCGCCGGTTATTTTGCGGGTCACGGATTTGCAAAAAAGCTACCCGATGCCGAACGGCGAGCTGCGCGTGCTCAAGGGCATCAGTTTCGAGGTCAGCGAGGGTGAGATCATCGCCGTGGTCGGTCCGTCGGGAGTGGGGAAAAGCACACTGTTACATATCATCGGCATGCTCGATCGCCCTACCGCCGGCAGCGTCGAAATCGACGGACATGATGTCTATCAGTTTGACGATCAAAAGCTGGCCAAATTGCGCAATCAGACCTCCGGCTTTGTCTTTCAGGCGCATCATCTATTGCCCGAGTTTTCCGCGCTGGAAAACGTGATGATGCCCGGGATGATCGCGGGAAGACCGAAAGAAGAGCTGACGGAGGAGGCGATGAAATTGCTGCGCGCCGTCGGCTTGGAAGAGCGTGCGCATCATCGGCCCAACGAGCTGTCGGGCGGGGAACAGCAGCGGGCGGCAGTGGCGCGGGCGCTGATCAATCGGCCGCGACTGCTGCTGGCGGACGAGCCTTCCGGCAATCTTGATGCAGAGGCGGCGGAAGCCCTTCATGCGCTTTTGTGGCGACTCAGTCGCGGTCTGCGGCAAACGCTGATCCTCGTCACACACAACCGCGACCTGGCTGAACGGGCAGACCGCATCATCGAACTCTATGACGGCAAAATCCGCCGTATCTCCGTTTCTGCCGGCACGAAAATTGAAAATTAA
- a CDS encoding ABC transporter permease produces the protein MSYELFIALRYLRSKRKTGFISLISYISILGVTIGVAALIIVLSVMNGFESEVRSRFIGVDAHVKVRTFNDRGIEDPAAIMARIKGTPHIVAMTPYIHKKGLIRSKTETTGLIIRGIDLQTVENVTEIKKSIKYGALDVGMVETDEGRPLPGIVLGFNLADRLMVSVGDKVILASFEDVTRVNQMPQMMQFVVTGYFETGLFEFDDNMAYISNEAAQKLFRMGTKVSGIGIRLDHYENASVVEALLNEKLGYPYRVLTWFDLNQNLFAWMKIEKWAAFIILSLIIMVAAFNIISTMIMVTMEKTREIGVLKAMGATNAGIRRIFTFEGLLVGIVGTVLGCIIGYALCWAQYRYRFFSLPNDIYIIDWLPILMKWTDFVMISAAAILITYAAAVYPAARAAKLDPVKAIRYE, from the coding sequence ATGTCCTACGAGCTCTTTATTGCCCTCCGTTATTTGCGCTCCAAGCGCAAGACAGGGTTTATTTCGCTGATTTCTTACATCTCTATTCTCGGTGTGACGATTGGCGTTGCCGCACTGATCATCGTTCTCTCGGTCATGAACGGGTTTGAATCGGAAGTGCGTTCCCGCTTTATCGGCGTGGATGCACACGTCAAGGTGCGGACCTTTAACGACCGCGGCATCGAAGACCCCGCGGCAATCATGGCGCGAATCAAGGGAACGCCGCACATCGTCGCTATGACGCCTTACATCCACAAAAAGGGTCTGATTCGCTCGAAAACCGAGACTACGGGACTGATCATTCGCGGCATCGATCTGCAGACGGTGGAAAACGTCACGGAAATCAAAAAGAGCATTAAATACGGCGCCCTCGATGTCGGCATGGTGGAGACTGACGAAGGCCGGCCGTTGCCGGGTATTGTGCTGGGATTCAACCTGGCCGATCGCCTCATGGTCAGCGTCGGTGACAAAGTGATTCTTGCCAGTTTCGAGGACGTGACGCGCGTCAATCAGATGCCGCAAATGATGCAGTTCGTGGTCACCGGCTATTTCGAGACCGGTCTGTTCGAATTCGATGACAACATGGCCTACATTTCCAACGAAGCGGCGCAAAAGCTTTTTCGCATGGGTACTAAAGTGTCGGGCATCGGAATACGGCTCGACCACTATGAAAACGCTTCCGTGGTGGAAGCGCTGCTCAATGAAAAGCTGGGCTATCCCTATCGGGTTCTCACCTGGTTCGATCTTAATCAAAATCTGTTTGCCTGGATGAAGATCGAAAAATGGGCGGCTTTTATCATTTTGAGCCTGATCATCATGGTGGCGGCTTTCAACATCATTTCGACGATGATCATGGTGACCATGGAAAAGACGCGCGAGATCGGCGTGCTCAAGGCGATGGGCGCCACCAACGCGGGCATTCGCCGCATCTTTACTTTCGAGGGTCTGTTGGTGGGTATTGTCGGGACCGTTCTCGGCTGCATTATCGGCTATGCTTTATGCTGGGCGCAATATCGGTACCGCTTTTTTTCCTTGCCTAATGACATCTATATCATCGACTGGCTGCCGATTTTGATGAAATGGACCGATTTCGTCATGATTTCGGCGGCGGCGATTCTCATTACTTATGCGGCGGCGGTTTATCCGGCGGCAAGAGCGGCTAAATTGGATCCGGTAAAGGCGATTCGTTATGAGTAA
- the lysS gene encoding lysine--tRNA ligase, whose protein sequence is MNHEEYTAELNEVMRNRREKLAQIRQMGINPFAYSFARTHRAAEILHNFAEMEGRSVAVAGRLIAIRRMGKASFAHLLDGGERLQIYVRTDQVGDSAYTLFKLMDIGDIIGVEGEVMKTSTGEITVVVKKLELLTKNLRPLPIVKEKEENGVKVVYDAFADTEARYRQRYVDLIVNRHVMEVFIKRSKIISAMRAYLDARGYLEVETPVLQPIYGGATARPFITHHNALDIDLYMRIADELYLKRLIVGGYDGVYEISKDFRNEGIDRTHNPEFTMMELYVAYQDYHFMMDLVEDMVNHIADRVLGTTKISYQGHEIDLAGPWPRLPLFEAIEKYTGRQLYGLSREQLAAAAKEMHVEIEEFWGEGKIIDEIFSEKVEPHLIQPVFICDYPVELSPLAKRHRNDERLVERFEPYVAGREIGNSFSELNDPIDQRSRFEAQMKLREAGDEEAQVMDEDFIRALEYGMPPTAGLGMGIDRLVMLLTDQPSIRDVIFFPTMRPEK, encoded by the coding sequence ATGAATCATGAGGAATATACAGCCGAGCTGAACGAGGTCATGCGCAATCGGCGCGAAAAGCTGGCGCAGATTCGTCAGATGGGGATCAATCCGTTTGCCTACAGTTTTGCGAGGACGCATCGGGCGGCAGAAATTTTGCACAATTTTGCGGAAATGGAAGGCCGAAGTGTAGCCGTGGCCGGGCGGTTGATCGCCATCCGACGCATGGGAAAAGCTTCTTTTGCGCATTTGTTGGACGGCGGCGAGCGGCTGCAGATCTATGTGCGCACTGATCAGGTCGGCGATTCTGCATATACCCTCTTCAAGCTGATGGATATCGGTGACATCATCGGTGTGGAGGGCGAGGTTATGAAGACCTCGACCGGCGAAATCACCGTCGTCGTCAAAAAGCTGGAACTGCTGACGAAAAACCTTCGCCCCCTGCCGATCGTCAAGGAAAAAGAAGAAAACGGCGTCAAGGTGGTCTATGACGCTTTTGCCGACACCGAGGCGCGCTACCGTCAGCGGTACGTCGATTTGATCGTCAATCGCCATGTCATGGAGGTGTTCATCAAGCGCTCCAAAATCATTTCCGCCATGCGCGCTTATTTGGACGCCCGCGGCTATCTCGAGGTCGAAACGCCGGTACTGCAGCCGATCTACGGCGGCGCAACCGCCAGACCGTTCATTACCCATCACAACGCTCTGGACATCGATCTTTACATGCGCATCGCCGATGAGCTCTACCTCAAGCGGCTGATTGTCGGCGGTTATGACGGCGTGTATGAAATCAGTAAAGATTTCCGCAACGAAGGGATCGACCGCACCCACAACCCCGAGTTCACCATGATGGAGCTCTATGTGGCTTACCAGGACTATCATTTTATGATGGACTTGGTGGAAGACATGGTGAACCATATTGCCGACAGAGTGCTGGGAACGACGAAAATCTCTTATCAGGGACATGAAATCGACCTGGCCGGTCCTTGGCCGCGTTTGCCGCTCTTTGAAGCGATCGAAAAGTACACCGGCAGGCAGCTCTACGGTCTCTCGCGCGAACAGTTGGCCGCCGCGGCCAAGGAGATGCACGTCGAGATCGAAGAGTTTTGGGGAGAGGGCAAGATCATCGACGAGATTTTCAGTGAAAAGGTCGAGCCGCATCTCATCCAGCCTGTGTTTATTTGCGATTATCCCGTCGAGCTTTCGCCTTTAGCCAAGCGGCATCGAAACGACGAGCGGCTGGTAGAAAGATTCGAGCCGTATGTCGCCGGGCGCGAAATCGGCAACTCGTTCAGCGAGCTGAACGACCCCATTGATCAGCGCAGCCGGTTCGAAGCGCAGATGAAGCTGCGCGAGGCCGGCGACGAAGAAGCCCAGGTCATGGACGAAGATTTTATTCGCGCCCTGGAATACGGCATGCCGCCCACCGCCGGTCTGGGCATGGGCATCGATCGCTTGGTCATGCTGCTGACCGATCAACCCTCGATCCGCGACGTCATCTTTTTCCCGACCATGCGACCCGAAAAATAG
- the prfB gene encoding peptide chain release factor 2 (programmed frameshift), whose product MFEDIKTTLEELTERQETLRRHFELDKKESEIAELEKRTHQPDFWNDNESAQKVMREIAERREWVDAWKKIDSGLKECRDLLLLADEEKDEAVGEEIRQEVARWEKELSALEFRKMLGKPEDAKNAILTIHPGAGGTESQDWAQMLMRMYQRWIERRGFKEEILDFQAGEEAGIKSVSIEVTGPYAYGYLKAEAGVHRLVRISPFDANSRRHTSFASVFVYPEVENAIEVDVDEKDLRIDTFRASGAGGQHVNKTSSAIRITHIPTGIVVQCQNERSQHRNKEAAMKMLLSKLYQLKLEEEAAKKAQLENTKKDIAWGNQIRSYVFHPYNLVKDHRTGYETSDIQAVMDGELDEFIHAYLIQMQHE is encoded by the coding sequence TGGAGAAACGCACGCATCAACCCGATTTTTGGAACGACAACGAAAGCGCGCAAAAGGTGATGCGCGAAATCGCCGAACGCCGCGAGTGGGTAGATGCCTGGAAAAAGATCGATTCCGGCTTGAAAGAATGCCGCGATTTGTTGCTTCTGGCTGATGAGGAGAAGGATGAAGCGGTCGGTGAAGAAATCCGACAGGAAGTGGCGCGATGGGAAAAGGAGCTTTCGGCGCTCGAGTTCCGCAAGATGCTCGGCAAGCCGGAGGATGCCAAAAACGCCATTTTGACCATACACCCTGGGGCGGGAGGCACCGAATCGCAGGATTGGGCGCAGATGCTGATGCGCATGTATCAGCGTTGGATCGAGCGCCGCGGTTTTAAAGAAGAAATTCTCGATTTTCAGGCCGGAGAGGAAGCCGGCATCAAGAGCGTTTCTATTGAAGTGACCGGCCCCTATGCTTACGGTTATTTAAAGGCCGAGGCGGGCGTACACCGGCTGGTACGTATCTCGCCGTTCGATGCCAACAGTCGCCGACACACCTCTTTCGCTTCGGTCTTTGTCTATCCCGAAGTGGAAAATGCGATTGAAGTCGATGTCGACGAAAAGGATCTGCGGATCGACACGTTTCGCGCCAGCGGCGCCGGCGGGCAGCACGTCAACAAGACCAGCTCCGCCATCCGCATTACGCACATTCCGACCGGCATCGTCGTGCAGTGTCAGAACGAGCGGTCGCAGCATCGCAACAAAGAAGCGGCCATGAAAATGCTGCTTTCTAAGCTTTATCAGCTTAAATTGGAAGAGGAAGCGGCCAAAAAGGCGCAGCTGGAAAATACCAAAAAGGACATTGCCTGGGGAAATCAGATTCGCTCTTATGTTTTTCACCCTTACAACCTCGTCAAGGATCATCGTACCGGCTATGAGACGAGCGACATACAGGCAGTTATGGACGGCGAACTGGACGAGTTCATCCACGCCTATTTGATCCAGATGCAGCATGAATGA